The Fusarium musae strain F31 chromosome 10, whole genome shotgun sequence genome window below encodes:
- a CDS encoding hypothetical protein (SMCOG1066:alpha/beta hydrolase domain-containing protein~CAZy:CE10~antiSMASH:Cluster_10.2~MEROPS:MER0043146~EggNog:ENOG41) encodes MTYPFPYSQAAKLDSRIKIPRPAYDPDLAPLLDSASFSEEFDLNLMRGVASGEQECSHGAFIFNAETVLRDNPHLSHTEYSIPGPDNNIIILSVFAPKEQPKAPWPVLYHIHGGGMVSGDRFTAVTSVIDLLKGIDCVVVSVEHRLAPETRAPGPAEDCYAGLVWVSENASDLGIDPAAIVVFGVSGGGALAAATCLMARDRKRPTVPIKAQMLYSPLLDDRCESLADRQFEYGNPASTAWLRAIWDLILGDSRGSEHVTPYQAPARETDLSNLPPAYIDAGECEVFRDVAVAYATKMWRGGSTCELHIWPGAWHGFDMMDDPNMPLIHMANMAKANWLQRVLRSVKDE; translated from the coding sequence ATGACATACCCTTTCCCATATTCACAAGCTGCAAAGCTTGACTCGCGGATCAAGATACCTCGCCCAGCTTACGACCCTGATCTGGCACCACTGTTGGACTCTGCCTCATTTTCTGAAGAGTTTGACCTAAACTTGATGCGCGGAGTCGCGAGTGGTGAACAAGAATGCTCCCATGGCGCATTCATCTTTAATGCGGAGACTGTCCTCAGAGACAATCCGCACTTGAGTCATACAGAGTACTCAATTCCTGGACCTGATAACAATATTATCATCTTGTCAGTGTTCGCACCTAAAGAGCAACCAAAGGCGCCATGGCCAGTCTTGTATCACATTCACGGTGGGGGGATGGTCAGTGGTGACAGATTCACTGCCGTCACGTCTGTGATTGATCTCTTGAAAGGGATCGATTGCGTTGTTGTCTCCGTGGAACACCGTCTTGCTCCCGAGACACGGGCGCCTGGCCCAGCTGAAGACTGTTATGCAGGGCTTGTCTGGGTCTCCGAGAATGCGTCGGATCTTGGAATTGATCCCGCTGCCATTGTCGTGTTTGGAGTGTCCGGAGGAGGCGCCCTTGCAGCCGCTACCTGCCTTATGGCTCGTGATAGGAAGCGCCCAACTGTTCCTATTAAAGCTCAAATGCTCTACTCGCCTCTCTTGGATGACCGATGCGAGAGCCTGGCTGATCGGCAGTTCGAGTACGGTAACCCTGCTAGTACAGCATGGCTTCGTGCCATTTGGGACCTTATCCTGGGTGATTCGCGAGGATCAGAGCATGTTACACCCTATCAAGCGCCTGCAAGAGAGACTGATCTTTCGAATTTACCACCTGCATATATCGATGCTGGAGAATGCGAAGTCTTCCGCGATGTCGCCGTTGCTTATGCTACCAAGATGTGGCGAGGCGGATCAACATGCGAGCTTCACATCTGGCCTGGGGCCTGGCATGGATTCGATATGATGGATGATCCCAACATGCCACTTATTCATATGGCTAATATGGCGAAAGCCAACTGGCTTCagagagtcttgagaagcgTTAAAGATGAGTAG
- a CDS encoding hypothetical protein (EggNog:ENOG41~antiSMASH:Cluster_10.2) has translation MTERQLKNIRLLGKLEQLSAVAHHIDFFTNTGLSAHYAPTQTLPGLDLKEAVYGALSEVLTQHPILFAIPVISEKEGPYWGRLTSIDLEKVVSFVDRSQPCLAGDQIDNELDSLLERQHNTNFKTGYGTLPVWRLIILRDHDMSKGFTASFIAHHSMTDGTGLQIFHDSFQKAICDIAFSAAKQTGNLVVFSNDGPIAPSLEELHPLPIPTSTPASNAAQLNEWRGAPIELPCHTRYKSLSLPSDVMERFVQDCKKHRVAPTAALPSLVARLLYDNLPSTAEALTCNLPVSLRSDLPPKLVEGIMGNFIDAFKVQLARSDLDQAKDDSSTGAFGIWNHAKKIQQATRKYFANASPSGEPYANVAALKLIPDIGAALSGSIGHPRGESFEVSNLGTFSEAKNTKGGSKSLWHRGKVLLSRCAYAGGAPLVVCVLNNEEYVGFGFTWQDGSIDETIVQAVIDGIKTYFSTRTYLDIQQ, from the exons ATGACGGAACGGCAATTGAAGAATATACGCCTGCTTG GCAAACTCGAACAACTCTCGGCAGTCGCCCATCATATAGACTTCTTTACAAATACTGGTCTTTCTGCACACTACGCACCAACCCAAACCTTGCCTGGTCTCGATCTGAAAGAGGCCGTCTACGGTGCCTTATCCGAAGTCCTCACCCAACACCCGATTCTGTTCGCGATCCCTGTGATATCTGAGAAAGAGGGACCGTATTGGGGACGACTGACCTCAATAGATCTCGAGAAAGTTGTGTCTTTTGTCGACCGAAGTCAGCCATGTTTGGCCGGAGATCAAATAGATAACGAGCTCGATTCACTGCTTGAGCGCCAACACAACACAAACTTCAAGACTGGATACGGCACTTTACCTGTCTGGAGACTGATAATACTCAGAGATCATGATATGAGCAAAGGATTCACGGCCTCATTCATTGCCCACCATTCGATGACTGATGGAACTGGCCTTCAGATTTTCCATGATTCGTTCCAGAAAGCTATCTGTGACATTGCGTTCAGCGCCGCGAAACAAACAGGCAATCTGGTTGTATTCTCAAATGATGGGCCGATTGCTCCATCACTCGAGGAGCTTCATCCTCTACCGATCCCAACAAGCACACCAGCATCTAATGCTGCGCAGCTGAATGAATGGAGAGGCGCCCCCATTGAATTGCCGTGCCATACACGTTACAAATCACTGTCGCTTCCATCAGATGTCATGGAGCGCTTTGTGCAAGACTGCAAGAAGCACAGGGTGGCACCAACAGCggctcttccatctcttgtcGCAAGGTTGCTGTACGACAATCTCCCATCGACAGCAGAGGCTCTTACATGCAACCTCCCAGTGAGCTTACGGTCGGATCTACCCCCAAAGCTGGTCGAGGGAATCATGGGTAACTTCATCGATGCCTTCAAAGTCCAGCTCGCTCGCTCCGATTTGGACCAGGCTAAAGATGACTCAAGTACCGGCGCTTTCGGGATCTGGAACCAcgccaagaagatccaaCAAGCTACTAGAAAGTATTTCGCGAATGCCTCGCCTTCCGGAGAGCCATACGCAAATGTCGCTGCGCTCAAACTTATCCCGGATATCGGCGCAGCCTTGTCCGGATCAATCGGCCATCCTCGCGGAGAATCTTTTGAGGTCTCAAACCTAGGGACCTTTTCAGAGGCCAAGAACACCAAGGGAGGTTCCAAATCACTATGGCACCGAGGAAAGGTATTATTGAGCCGATGCGCATATGCTGGAGGAGCTCCGTTGGTGGTTTGCGTACTGAACAATGAGGAGTATGTTGGGTTTGGCTTCACATGGCAGGATGGTTCGATTGATGAGACCATTGTCCAGGCTGTGATTGATGGCATCAAAACATACTTCAGCACTAGGACATATCTAGACATCCAACAGTGA
- a CDS encoding hypothetical protein (EggNog:ENOG41~antiSMASH:Cluster_10.2~CAZy:AA3) — protein MPKFQALTLAALSCLHAATASAYPRQDGSLRTEYDYIIVGAGASGLTVANRLSEDPGAFCRYIGRPCLLTPEQLDKNEDIVTIPGLAGGAVGTKYDWNLTYPSTTSLNGRNVSIPLGKVVGGSTKLNRMVYDRGSKADYDRWAELGNSDWQWDTLLPYFKKNEKFTGPNADIKKEYGITTDPSAHGSSGFIHTSYSPFFWPTTKNLVKATGELGISVAFDQANGGAIGGYFCPHNLNPKTVVRSSAQDYYSAVSQRKNLQLLPGNQVTRILTSKDGSSVKTTGVEFAKNKGSAKNTVKAKKEVILAAGAIHTPQILQVSGIGDSALLSSIDVPVVVDLPAVGQNFHDHVFLAVVGTVNAPIQTGNLTGNATFAAEARAEYDQQKKGPYSSPTGDFLLFLPLSNATSSASDIHRQAASQDGSKFLPSGTPAEVVKGYKKQQKVLNDKLLDTKSAILEVIWADGTSVLGLQHPYSRGSVKAKSSCIFDSPDANPEFLKNPLDIAILTEGVKFARKLSGAPSIKSMNPFEIVPGANVTSDSDIEQFIRNSASTLFHPAGSCKLGSRSDGGVVDEKLRVYGIKGLRIVDASVIPLLPATHTMTTVYAVAEKAADLIKRG, from the exons ATGCCTAAATTTCAGGCGCTCACCTTAGCGGCTCTCAGCTGTCTGCATGCGGCAACTGCATCAGCCTACCCACGTCAAGATGGGAGTTTGCGCACAGAATACGATTATATCATTGTTGGTGCAGGTGCTTCAGGCCTCACTGTAGCCAACCGCCTTTCGGAGGATCCTGGTGCGTTCTGCCGTTACATCGGCCGTCCATGCTTGCTGACGCCCGAACAGCT CGATAAGAACGAAGACATCGTGACAATCCCGGGCcttgctggtggtgctgttggcACAAAGTACGACTGGAATCTTACTTATCCCTCCACCACTTCTCTCAATGGGCGCAACGTCTCGATTCCCTTGGGCAAAGTTGTTGGAGGCTCGACCAAACTTAACCGCATGGTCTATGACCGCGGCTCAAAGGCAGACTACGATCGCTGGGCTGAGCTGGGTAACAGTGATTGGCAGTGGGATACACTGCTGCCTTATTTCAAGAAG AACGAGAAGTTCACTGGACCAAATGCCGATATCAAGAAGGAGTATGGCATCACCACGGACCCTTCTGCGCATGGCTCTTCGGGCTTCATTCACACCAGCTACTCGCCTTTCTTCTGGCCCACGACGA AGAACCTTGTCAAAGCCACTGGGGAGCTCGGCATCAGCGTTGCCTTCGACCAAGCCAATGGCGGCGCGATTGGAGGATATTTCTGCCCTCACAACCTCAACCCAAAGACCGTTGTTCGCTCCTCTGCACAGGACTACTACAGCGCTGTCTCTCAGCGCAAGAAcctccagcttcttcccGGCAACCAAGTTACTCGCATTCTTACTAGCAAAGACGGAAGTTCCGTGAAGACTACCGGTGTCGAG TTTGCGAAGAACAAGGGCAGCGCCAAGAATACTGTCAAGGCGAAGAAGGAAGTCATCCTTGCGGCTGGAGCCATTCACACTCCTCAGATCCTCCAGGTCTCTGGTATTGGTGACTCGGCTCTTCTCTCCAGCATCGACGTCCCTGTCGTTGTTGATCTCCCCGCTGTTGGCCAGAACTTCCACGATCACGTTTTCCTCGCTGTTGTGGGCACAG TCAATGCTCCTATCCAAACCGGCAACCTTACTGGCAACGCCACTTTCGCTGCTGAGGCGCGCGCTGAATACGATCAGCAAAAGAAGGGACCTTATTCTTCACCCACTGGtgacttccttctcttcctccctctctccaACGCCACAAGCTCCGCTTCGGATATTCACAGGCAGGCCGCTAGCCAGGACGGCTCCAAGTTCCTCCCTTCAGGTACACCCGCCGAGGTCGTCAAGGGCTACAAGAAGCAGCAAAAAGTTCTCAAcgacaagcttctcgatACCAAGTCAGCCATCCTAGAGGTCATCTGGGCCGACGGAACCTCAGTCCTTGGTCTTCAGCACCCCTACTCTCGAGGCTccgtcaaggccaagtcttCTTGCATCTTCGATTCTCCCGATGCCAACCCAGAGTTCCTCAAGAACCCTCTCGATATCGCCATTCTCACCGAAGGTGTCAAGTTTGCTCGAAAGCTGTCTGGCGCGCCCTCAATCAAGTCCATGAACCCCTTCGAGATTGTGCCAGGAGCCAACGTCACAAGTGACAGTGACATTGAACAGTTCATCCGCAACAGCGCATCAACTCTTTTCCATCCCGCGGGCTCTTGCAAGCTTGGTAGCCGCAGTGACGGCGGTGTagttgatgagaagctcaGAGTCTACGGCATCAAGGGCCTTCGCATCGTCGATGCCAGTGTCATTCCTTTGCTTCCCGCCACGCATACAATGACGACTGTTTATGCTGTCGCTGAGAAG GCTGCCGACTTGATCAAGCGTGGTTAA
- a CDS encoding hypothetical protein (antiSMASH:Cluster_10.2) yields MDVFATLPPELIAPILSNLPDVRSLYSVTKASPHIFHFLNGTLGAEVLDNVLDASAHNLATTPWIPHVLRLVALIRHSPATNPPARNLTTFITKFIMPTSFQNAQGDRVPDIQSSPPSCIPRIRLAHVMRGDSFITPREMLFLFRKIRLLAGEAFDFFHERIKATKPQHLTDKCYHLGTLPWNRRPDGQLWGQPYKLDTGGEASWYEMQRITLGFWCLQMCYELSNAASEKRLNWSASDIEAIRDMGSGETCLSGLRKSSLWIAREPLWAALLYVRHLEGCSDENSCVGDIDVVNKGLSVFFNTGFKPVEGSHLQLPNPKENIASFAWPAVILKPPPFPSVDPNDAFTYHCHKVLVGCKGLRWAGPLLCPRGTPRLSEGLLFRPFRSLGFGIWDDERLVTMEMLDDPQNKRPRRFHVWCQDQVFTWTSLLSSEEKEELRLYQEALQLREEQEFGELIVGAN; encoded by the coding sequence ATGGACGTCTTTGCAACTCTGCCGCCTGAGCTCATCGCGCCGATACTCAGCAATTTACCCGACGTCAGAAGCTTATACAGCGTCACCAAGGCATCGCCGCATATCTTTCACTTCCTCAACGGGACGTTGGGAGCCGAAGTTCTTGATAACGTTCTCGACGCATCAGCTCACAATCTTGCGACAACGCCATGGATCCCGCACGTACTGCGCCTCGTGGCCCTCATCAGGCATTCTCCCGCGACAAACCCACCAGCAAGGAACCTCACCACTTTCATCACAAAGTTCATCATGCCGACCTCGTTTCAGAATGCCCAAGGAGACCGTGTTCCGGATATTCAATCGAGTCCGCCATCTTGCATCCCACGCATTCGTCTTGCCCATGTGATGCGAGGCGACAGTTTCATTACGCCGAGAGAAATGCTGTTCCTCTTCCGGAAGATCAGGTTGCTTGCAGGAGAGGCCTTTGACTTCTTTCATGAAAGAATTAAAGCGACCAAGCCGCAGCATCTGACTGACAAATGCTACCATCTTGGCACGCTTCCCTGGAATCGACGACCTGATGGCCAACTATGGGGACAGCCATACAAGCTCGACACGGGTGGTGAGGCGTCCTGGTATGAAATGCAGAGAATCACCCTTGGCTTTTGGTGTCTCCAGATGTGCTACGAACTCAGCAATGCTGCTTCTGAAAAGCGACTGAACTGGTCAGCCTCTGATATCGAGGCCATCCGTGACATGGGATCCGGCGAGACGTGCCTGTCGGGACTTCGGAAATCAAGTCTATGGATCGCCCGAGAGCCATTATGGGCTGCTTTGCTATACGTCCGACATTTGGAAGGTTGCTCAGATGAAAATTCTTGTGTTGGTGATATTGATGTTGTGAATAAGGGTCTGAGTGTTTTCTTCAACACGGGCTTCAAACCAGTGGAGGGAAGCCATCTGCAACTCCCCAATCCAAAGGAGAATATTGCAAGCTTCGCATGGCCCGCGGTTATCCTGAAGCCACCCCCGTTTCCTTCCGTTGACCCAAATGATGCTTTTACTTATCACTGCCACAAAGTTCTAGTCGGATGTAAGGGACTGAGATGGGCTGGGCCACTGTTATGCCCCAGAGGTACCCCCAGGTTGAGTGAAGGTTTGCTATTTCGGCCATTCAGGAGCTTGGGCTTTGGCATCTGGGACGATGAACGGTTAGTGACGATGGAAATGCTTGATGACCCCCAGAAcaagaggccgagaagatTTCATGTCTGGTGCCAGGACCAAGTTTTTACTTGGACAAGCCTGTTGAGTAgcgaggagaaagaggaattGAGGTTGTACCAAGAGGCTTTGCAATTGAGGGAGGAACAGGAATTCGGTGAGTTGATTGTTGGTGCGAACTAA
- a CDS encoding hypothetical protein (EggNog:ENOG41~SMCOG1156:Chloramphenicol acetyltransferase~antiSMASH:Cluster_10.2): MTVFNIDEEDNLNRMRRGDLYYAFTPDLVAARRRCRQAVTRLNAADDPTRREMAEFWRQITNDDRPLPPPAATEDEEDNVLHEYPWIEAPIRIDYGTNIKVGSNVFINFNCTILDTCQVTIGSRTLIGPNVSFFSGTHPLDPELRNGTNGPELGGTITVGEDCWIAGNATILPGITIGAGSTVGAGSVVTKVCCTCTSFLVLRYLTFPKDVPPYHVVAGNPAKIIRKLERNPNGKQEV; this comes from the exons ATGACCGTCTTTAATAtcgacgaggaggacaacCTCAACCGTATGCGCCGCGGCGATCTGTACTACGCCTTCACGCCCGATTTGGTAGCTGCCCGTAGGCGATGCAGGCAAGCCGTCACTCGACTCAACGCAGCCGATGACCCAACACGCCGCGAGATGGCTGAATTCTGGAGACA GATCACAAACGACGACCGCCCTTTACCTCCGCCTGCAGCcacagaagatgaggaggacaaCGTGCTGCACGAGTATCCCTGGATTGAAGCCCCCATCAGGATCGATTACGGCACGAATATCAAAGTTGGAAGCAATGTTTttatcaacttcaactgCACAATACTTGACACATGCCAAGTAACCATCGGTTCAAGGACGTTGATTGGGCCAAATGTTTCATTCTTCTCCGGTACGCATCCTTTGGATCCTGAGCTGCGTAATGGCACAAATGGACCAGAACTGGGCGGTACAATCACTGTAGGTGAAGATTGCTGGATTGCGGGCAACGCGACCATTCTTCCGGGTATCACGATCGGTGCTGGTTCCACGGTTGGTGCGGGAAGTGTTGTCACAAAGGTTTGTTGCACTTGCACCTCGTTCCTTGTGTTACGGTATCTGACATTTCCCAAGGACGTGCCGCCTTACCATGTGGTTGCTGGAAACCCTGCCAAAATCATTCGTAAGCTTGAAAGGAACCCCAACGGAAAGCAAGAAGTGTAG
- a CDS encoding hypothetical protein (EggNog:ENOG41~antiSMASH:Cluster_10.2), protein MSKLFVGGLAWATTSDTLRAKFSEFGEVTDAIVMTDRETGRSRGFGFVTFSNQDDASAAINALNEQEFEGRQIRVSEANQGGGGRGGRGGYGGGGGYGGGGGYGRGSGGGGWRD, encoded by the exons ATGTCCAAACTCTTTGTCGG CGGCCTCGCCTGGGCCACAACCAGCGACACTCTCCGCGCCAAGTTCAGCGAATTTGGTGAGGTCACTGACGCT ATTGTCATGACCGACCGTGAGACTGGCCGATCAAGGGGCTTCGGATTCGTCACCTTCAGCAACCAGGACGACGCTAGCGCTGCCATCAACGCTCTGAATGAGCAGGA GTTCGAGGGTCGCCAGATCCGCGTCAGCGAGGCCAACCAGGGTGGTGGTGGCCGTGGTGGCCGTGGAGGctacggcggcggcggcggctacggtggtggtggtggctacGGCCGTGGCAGCGGCGGTGGTGGATGGAGAGACTAA
- a CDS encoding hypothetical protein (EggNog:ENOG41~antiSMASH:Cluster_10.2) has protein sequence MSVPFDLAKPNRTIHIGVILMNSETEILDVAPIDFLYGLSKKAWKSNFEGIAPEKLESETMDMEFYWVHENGTGSPCILTSGIKLVATDSFDTCPPLDIVLMGANSARYTPNEAELAFVRKAYDECSAFLSICGGVLIPLQAGILNGKTATGPIVVLETVRKQAPEVNWVTKRWVRDGKLWTSGALLNGTDMMTNFMKYYWGGQGGFVDFLSKLGAWPDRDVDYKDADFSGLL, from the exons ATGTCCGTCCCCTTCGACCTCGCAAAGCCAAACAGGACCATTCACATCGGTGTCATTCTGATGAACAG CGAGACCGAAATTCTCGACGTCGCTCCCATTGATTTCTTGTACGGGCTCTCCAAGAAAGCATGGAAGAGCAACTTCGAAGGCATTGCGCCTGAAAAGCTCGAGTCGGAGACAATGGATATGGAATTTTATTGGGTTCATGAGAATGGGACTGGTTCTCCCTGTATCTTGACAAGCGGTATCAAGCTTGTGGCTACG GACTCTTTTGATACTTGCCCTCCGCTGGATATCGTTCTCATGGGCGCAAACTCTGCTCGCTATACTCCCAATGAAGCTGAGCTTGCCTTTGTTCGCAAAGCCTACGACGAATGCTCTGCTTTCCTCAGCATCTGCGGCGGCGTCCTCATTCCTCTGCAGGCCGGTATTTTGAACGGCAAAACGGCCACGGGCCCGATTGTTGTTCTCGAGACTGTCCGAAAGCAAGCCCCAGAGGTCAACTGGGTCACTAAGCGCTGGGTCAGAGATGGAAAACTGTGGACAAGCGGTGCGCTTCTCAATGGCACGGATATGATGACCAATTTCATGAAGTATTACTGGGGCGGTCAAGGTGGTTTTGTTGACTTTTTGAGCAAGCTTGGTGCTTGGCCTGATCGCGATGTTGATTATAAGGATGCTGATTTCAGTGGGCTTTTGTGA